Genomic DNA from Chaetodon trifascialis isolate fChaTrf1 chromosome 19, fChaTrf1.hap1, whole genome shotgun sequence:
acgAGAAGAGACGCAGCTAAAACaggcaaaaaatgtttttacatgatgCTTAAAAATTCCTGAAAATGACGAAAGTGTGTGTGGACTATTCATGAATAGTCAAATTTAAACTGCACGAGAACATGATGAAGACGCTGGCGGCTGACTGAGGCACACTGAGGACATGCTTGTCCCGCTGGTCTGTGAGGACACGGCTGAAGGTTGGACTGCACCTCTGAGTCTCAGCTGCAGTGGTAAAAAGCCACGTTTTGTTCTGAGGCCACGTGGACGAAGGGCCGTTAGAGCGACTTTAccttttaaacatgtttttttcttcctctagCAAATTTGCAGAATTTCAGAgctgtaaatatttaaattacaaATCATGTGTGGTGTTTTGTATGGCATTGAATGCACCTTATGTTTGTAACTgattgtaaaaataaattattgGCACACACATAATGATGGAAGtcattttttgtttcattaaaactgcagtaatGCAGAATTTATGATTTCTGTTTTCAGGTGTCACTGAAATTACATAGAACCTCGTATAAGTCACTGATTTAAAtagagaaaaacaatgaaactatAAAACTGAACTTGTACAGCTGTCAGTAATCACTCAGAAATAAAGCTTCCAGTTTAGGCTCCTCTGGTTCAGTCCATCACTCGCCTTCATCcagctgcaggatgttttcagctgaaatcactctgatattttctgttgtttgctaAATTTGCTGTTctattttttagtttttctttttaccatGATAATAGTGGTTATCGCACAAAACCTGCTcgacaccaaacagcagacagacgcagTTAGCGACTCTGTGGCCACACGATGGCGCCACTGACACACAGAACCCCATGAAGCCGCCCACCGCCCACACGGCCATGAAcaccagcctcctcctcctcctcctcctcctcccaacaacaacaacagctggcTACAGCCAAAGATGGCCGCCGCAACCATGGCGGGGCTCGACGCCCACaggatggaggaaaagaagtTCGAGTACTTCTCCTCCATCAACTCCATGGCGAAGAAAATAATGCAGGAGCGGGAGCAAATCAAAGCCAAACACGGCTCCTCCTGGGACAAGATGACGCCGCAGGAGCAGGACAGCGCCATCGACAACGGCATGATGGATCCCCACATCCGAGCCCGGTACGCCATGCACAGGGTGGAGCGCGAGGAGGTGCCCTGTTACCCGAAACTGCTCATCCAGACGGGCCAGAAGATCGTTCACTTCGGGGAAGAGGTACTTCACTCACATTTGAACGATATTAGACCCTTTTCATGGCTCAGAACAGGCCGTGTTGTCATGGCTGCTAACGAGCCACGTAGCCATTGAAATACGTCTGTGGTGAAACGACGTCACAGGCGAGCCGCTGcggaagctaacgttagcatcatTTCGTTAGCGTCATAGCGTTAGCTTCATAACGTTAGCATCATATCGTTAGCTTCATAACGTTAGCTTCATAACGTTAGCCTGCTCACAGATAAGCACATTAAACAGAAATTTCTGTCAAAATTAGACCATAAATCCACGATGGTGTGTTGAACACTCTGTGGAAATGTTGGGTTTGGCTactgttattatttttccaaaGGCAGAAACTTTTAATAATGTAGATAAAAAGGTCTTGAGCTACGTGTTCAGATATCATTGAGCGTCGGTTGAGGTTGTAACcacactgtgtttctgttgagGACATCACCTGGCAGGATGAGCACTCCGCCCCCTTCTCATGGGAAACAAAGGTGAGACACTTTCGTCCTGTCACAGGAATATTTCTGCattaatttttcttttattcataaTATTACTAGCAAGTTGGGTTTAACTGCTCGCcatattttgattttctgtctgtttctatgTTCATTCTCAGTCTCGGTGCCTGTGGTTTCTTTGtattaaagcactttgagctgctgtcTTCTATGAATAAAGGTTTTTATTATGACGTGGGTCTGGAAGTGGATCTGGCACAGTATTGAAGTGCTGCCGCTGTCGATGTTTGTCATTCGGAGAAATGTCCATTCTTAAACTTAAAATTAAAGAATtaaatttaaactttaaaatattctgttttcagtcaaaCCAAAAGGTCAAATCTTCCATTTAAGAATTGATGTTCGGCATTTTTGCCTGATAATTTACTTCAGTGATTATTTGATTATCTAAATgcagtccagacatggatgggTTTTAAGTTAGCAGATGGTTTACCGCCATCTTTAATAGCTGCAGTTAAGGTATCTTAGTGCCTGGCAACGCACGGCTGagctatgatgatgatgatgatgatgatgatgatgatgatgatgatgatgtcgtCCTAAACGTCCCACTCGTCTTTCAGAGCCAACTGGACTTCAGCTTGACACCAGGCCCAGCAGACCAGGGGATCTCAGCCTCGCAGGTGGACTCAAAGGCAGCCAAGGCTCCTCATTCCAGCCAGATTGGCAAAAGTACACCAGGAGCCAAGGTAGGACGAGGAGCGGACGCTGCTCTTTGAACCAGTACGTTTAGGCTGGATGTTCACGTTTGAGGGGTGCAGTCATTCACAGCGAAGCAGACGAGCTCTGGGCTGGTTTTGGACGCGTCTAAAGGCGACTTTTAAGCCTTTGGATCACAGCGAGGAGGCTTCGTTTGTCTCTGCACACACCAGCGCTGCTCCCAGTTCAGTTGTGAAGAtgttattaaaaaacaaactacagaGACCAAACAGAGTTTTGTGAACGCAGCCCGAGTCTTTGGAGTGTGATGTTAAACGTGTTACTGTGTGATTGTGAAGGTGTCCATCAGCGAAGGACggaggccagaggaggagtCCTCCTTCTGGAAGATCAGCGCCGAGAGGTCCAGGCTGGAGGGAGAACAAGCCGACTTCCAGTCCCTCACCCCCAGCCAGATCAAGTCCctggagaagggagagaaatcACTCCCCTCCTACCTGCGACAGGTCAGCACTGAACTCTGCCATCGTTTCTCACCTGGTtcagctaacagctgctaacagtAAACACCATTTTTCTCCAGGAGACCTCCGTCACCTGCAAGGAGCCAGAGGCAGCAGAGCCCCACCCCCCAGCTCCCACCAGGTCCACCAAGCAGCGAGCACCCAGACCTCCTGCTCCCCCCCCACCTGCCCCCACCGCTGTCAGCGCCACGCCggcctccctctccatctccccaAACCCGGCCCCACCTGTCAGCGTGTCTTCGTCAGTTGCGGGCTGGGAGCGATCTCAGAGCACCCTGCCGTCCGTCGGCAGCACCGTGGACGAGGtgttctcctccagcatgaTGTCCAAGCCCTCCGGCCACCTCGGTGTGGACAAGGACAAAGGCGAAGACGATTCGCCCACGAGCCCCACCTTTGCCCAGGTGAGTCCTggaacacagcaggaaaaatacGAGTAGTTGAATTTTagtttcagtctgtctctttaTTCACATGAATTTGCTTTTTGCACTGTTAATTGAAGAATGACGGCCTGTCCTCTAGTCGATCGATCACGGATGGCGTTGacttaaaaatacaaaacaagaaaatgctAAATATATTTTACTGGCTGTCAGTTCACCAGGtgaaagtgtgaatgtgtgggaCACCCTGAAATCGATGGTTAGCCGTTGTTTCTAACAGCCGTTCATGATGAACTGTTTAACAGCGTCTttctgtccatccgtctgtccatctgtctctgtccgaCTGTCTGTCACCCCTCAGTtcaacacaagcagcagcatccTGAAGACCGGATTCGACTTCTTGGACAACTGGTAAACCTCAGCAGTGGCCAGCCACCGCTCCGAATGAATCATTGTCATCAACACTAAAGAAGGACCACACTGCCATGACTCCAGACATCCACGTCCATTTGACAAACACTGTCTTTAAGACGACCACATCATGTTCTTGTAATTATCTCCAGTGGCTTGTTCAAACATTATCTCACCGCCTGTGCTGGCGTTTCCCCCACTAGAAAAGCTCCCGCTCCTCTGTGACTTGGGTTGAATCTCTCTAATGTTTTCCGAACACCCCCTGTCCATAAACCCACctcacagactgtgtgtgttcagtctcaCTGTGCATTCACGCTGCCGTCAGCCTGGTTCAGAGGTTACACCATCCAATCAAATCACCATCAAATATCTCAAAAGCTAAAGTGTAACCATGAAACGTGGATCAACGCTGATCAGaatccagctgctgtttgaggtgCATTTAggccaggggtgggcaacctgttccacaaagggccgctgtggctgcaggtcttctttccaaccaagcagcagcacaccagacttgactcattcaatcaactgatctcactcttcagacagctgattggtcaaactgtgagctcttgcttgggtggaaagaagacctgcagccacagcggccctttgtggaacaggttgcccacccctgatTTAGCCAAATGTTAGCTAGCcgttagctagcttagcttgcTGTGACACAGATGCTGCAGTAGCTTCAGCTGCATTAACACCACCCTGATGCACATGTAGCCTGCAGAAAGTCCCTGGACATCGACAGGCGTGAATGGTTCATATTGTTCTGGCTTTAGCTGCTATGGTGGTACTTTTCAGGACCCCAAAATAAAATGGCTTAAATGGTAACTGCTAACGTTAACTATGGCTGCTGCACCTCCCGGACAGTTGTGCCGTTCACAGTGTGCTGAACCACTTCCACGTGCTGTGAAGAGCAATGGTACGTTAAAACAGTCGTGGAGACCTCCAGAGGTTTTTACTGGATGGTCCCATTAAGAAGCTTACTGGTGTGTTAACTGGTTTATACGTCAGCCCAGTATCCTGCACAAACCCATTGCTCGTAGCGTGAATGCACAGTGACGGTGCGACTCGGCTGCCTTCATGTGCAAGTTTTAGACACTAATCTAGCAAGCGAGGTCAAACCGGCATCcgttttgtcttgttttgagGGTTTTGCtctcctgtgcttttatttatgcTCGCCTGTATATTCCTTTAACTCTCAGTGCTCAGTACTGCCCCACACAGTGCAATTACTCCACACGGCGTTCCTACTGCTTATGGAATTCCTGGAATATCATGGAATCTTCCCATTGCATTACTTCACAGGAATATAACCGAATGTATTTCCAGCCTTCGCACACTCGTCGACAGCGGTGGAAAACGGGCTGTTGTCCTctcaggaggagggggggacagCCACGGAGATGCTCGAGCTCAGTCATGGAAAATTCACGTGTGACCGGTTCCACATGTCCTGTATGGATTTAGCTTCCTGCCAACACTTCCTCACCCCTCCCAAGTgtcacctttgacctcaaaCTAGTGCTGAGCAGCTAGCGTGCATTTCTAATGGCAAACACCAATAAAAGGTTGTGTTTTAGGTCAACAGGCCGGCATGTAGTGATTTGTATCACTTGTCCTAGATTTAAGATGCAGTTTACATGACTAGAGTACTATTTTACTGAATTTTATATTTATCTGCTGATTGTATCTTATGCTATACATGTATATTGCACTCATGCATTTTGAGATCACAGATtgaaggtaaataaataaaagtcaaacctgcttctgctgtttgttttgtacaaaacttaaaatgttttttttaaaaaggaaacaaagctCATTTATTTAACGAAGGCCACATTAATACAGTTTCTCCTGGGAGGGAAAAAGGAGGTCACGACACGAGCGTCTGTCATGGTCACAACAGCAACATCAGACAGTCAATAATGGCTTTGGTTTGACTTCAGGAGAAAAGCTGGAGTTAAACTggagctgcttcagtttctgaCTGTTCGCTGCTTGTTTGCATTCCTGCTGACCTCCCTCTGAGCTCCATGACCTCAATTCCTCCAACTGTAATTTCTGCCAGATCTGAAACGTCACGCTGGAGAGGAGGGCAGGAAAATTTGTGCTGCTCGCTCAAACAACGCGCTGGCCCACTTTAGACCCACCAGACCTCGTTCCAGCGTCTCACTGGGACACAAAGAGCCACTGGACAGAGTATTTAaggaaggagctggaggctAACACGAGGCTGAAGAGCTGAGTTACGCCAACACATGAAGCTGATGGCTGATGTGGTCCAGCCCACCTCTGCTATGACTGATGGACACTTCAGTGTTAGTGTCCTGTGGTTGAATTAAACTCCAGTTTAGTCTCCaatcagagacaaaacaataaagttttcTCTGTAAAACATGAGATTTAGTGAAATGGACTGTCAGCTAATAACCGATAAAATGCTGACTCATCagccagaggaaacagaggtgAAGTTAGCGCTCTCATGCCTGTACAGTAAAGCTGTAGCAGCAGATTAGCCTACCTTAGCATTAAGATGGGAAACGGCgagcctggctttgtccaaaccagcagagactccaggaagttactgcaccTGATGAAGAAGTCAAACATAAAAAACTGCTGTTAACACACTTAAAATGAGATCTAACACGTTCATTAGCCTTAACGGTGCAGATCGTTtttatttatgctaagctaagtgcATGTTGGCAGAAGCTACTGTGGTATATTTTCAGATAGCAGAGACACAAGCTACAGGAAGTTGTAGGCTGACACCTGTGTCCCATATTTCAGGTGTTCGTCAGCCACAGAAGGATTTTAAAGGCTcccagaaacagagagagactaACCCATCTGAAGAGGTTTCTCTGCAACACCacacatttactgtgcaaacatgTGAAGAAAATGTCCAACTGTGTTTTACATAAACAGGTAAATCTGAACGTCTAATCTATGTTTAGGTCCACCACCTATCAGCGCTGGTCTTAACGTCTTAACGTCCCCCTCTGGACTGAGGCGCCTCTGTCCAGTCCAGCCACGTCCTGCAGCACCACCCAGCGCCTCCACGCTCTCAAtggctgctttgtgtttcctctcatcCATTTTTTTGTGCTCGGGTGAATGAACGTCATTGCACGGTGTTGACCTTCATTAGAAACCATGGTAAGGGTTTATTTCCTTCCTGTTGATGAATCATTTGGTTTATTTAATGTGGGAAACAGTGAAACATGACCACTGCAGTTCACTGAAGCCCAAAGTGACCTCtgactgtttttattattcaatGAAGAGTCTAAAACCCCAAAATACTGAATTTATCACAAAAGAAAAGCGGGacattgtcacatttttgtGGCTTGAAGTTGAtattttttgcttaaaaaacaacttaaatgaTTGATTACTGAAGTTTCTGACCATCATTTCATCCTGAGTTTGATCTGAAGAAGCTTTGATTGGTCACGGAGGGAAACCACCAATGTCAGAACAAGGGTACACATTTTCTCAGGGGTCACATATTTTTTCTAGCCACTTGTTTGAATCCAAACCAGCGTCTGGAAAAAGTTTGGAGTTGGACCGAGCAGCTGCACATGTCCTGCAGCGTCCTGCAGACTCACACACGTCTGTCCCACTTCGCAGCCGGAGCTCCTCCCAGTCTCCACAACGCTTCCCTGGAAACTCTGCTGGATTCTTGTGGCATTTTAACTGGCATACCTCCTgttacacccacacacacagacacgcacccacacacacacacacacacacacacacacacacacacacacacacacacacacagacagacacacacacacacacacacaggtctttTTATGTCATCATTTCCTCTGAACAGCCACATATTTCTCTAACCATTAGTTTATTTAATTATTCAATTACACGAGAAAACTGTGGCAAGCAGGACGGATATTTAGCCCAATTAATAAAcggggtgtgtgggtgtgtgggtgtgtgtgtgtgtgtgtgtgtgtgtgtgagtttatgACCACAGTTTGCTTGAGCACAGacttgcagtgttttctgtttgtaacAGAATCCAACCATCAGTTAAAGCCGAGATAAACGCTGGAGATGTCAAAGTTCACTCTTCATCTTCTTAGTTTGTCGGTCATCAGGTTTATATGACTGCTTTTTCCAAGGTGAACTTTCATGCTTCATGTTAAAGAAGAAGTCGTCAAAGTGCCTCAAACCGTCTCACAGCGGCAGAGCGTGCATGTCAACACATCCGTCCCCACCGGCTGATGAAGACTCTCACAgagctgaaagctccagaaggAAACACAGCGAGTGCAAATCATGAATCTGATTCAGGTCAAAGATGTTTCTCTGACAGCAGGATGAACTTCTGTTTACACCCCTGTGTGAAAACCTTGTATCTTCAGTTAGCATACAAACCAGATTCACACCGCTGTCCAAAGAAAAGCATGCGTCTCCACACTCGGTGAGCTGCAGGATGAAGTGTTCCTACTTCTCGATGCATCGTCTCAAAGCTTAAAATGAGCCTGTGTTTCTGAAGAGGTGGCATTGTGGAGATACATGGTTGCAGCAGGACAGAGACCTGTGATGTCCTCCCTGCAGGGTTCACACAAAGAGTGGAAATGGGAGGTGGAAGCAGAAACAAAGAGCTTTCCTGTTGTTTGTCCAGAGAGGGGAGACGTCCTGAACGAGGCAGAGAGACGAAAGACGGCAGGCGGACGACCAGGAGGACGTTtacattctttcttttttgccaGATACCTGCGATTCGTGTGTTTTTAAAGGGGGGTGGACACCAGCTCTCATTCACATGTCTGATGGGGGACTCCTGCTGATGGTCCTGCTTCACTGAGTCCTGGATCACATCTCTGAGGGAAGCCTGAGGGTCAGGAGGGACAGACGAGACGAGTGGAGAGACGGacggtggagagagagagagagtcgagtggagagagacacacggtggagagagagagagacgagtggagagagacagacggtggagagagagagagacgagtggagagagacagacggtggagagagagacggacggtggagagagagagagcctgagAGGgagtctgctgctgcagttaaaGCAGTCATGAGGAAGCAGAAAATGGGACCGGCGGCCGCCTCGCTCGCTCTGCTCTGTTTATGTTCTCTGGGTCTGTGTGCTCCTACGGGGACGGCCGATGCTCCACCAACACAGGTGAGGACTCTGTCTTCTTATTTATAGCAATCAAACTTGGACTGGAGTCACTTTAAACTTCATTCTTACAGGAGACGTTGCTGTCTGTAAAACAGCACGTCCATTCACTGTGCTGAGTGCAAACGATGATCAGCATTAAAGACGCATCAGGCTGAAAAACATCCCATCAATCATcactgctggtgtgtttgtctgctgggattttcttatttccttcttcttctgttgtgtctggatgtttctgtgctgcaaaCTTTTGGCTTGTTGGTGTGCAGCTGTCAGCCAATAGGGAACGGGGGCCGCAGAGCATTCTGGGGCAGCTGTAACTGGACAGATTACCAGCCAGCGTAATGACGTTAATGCCATGACACATGATTATTGTCCACTGCTCTGCCTGTTAGCGAGCAAGACTGAAGACGGCTAAACCTGGCGGCTAATTAGAGCCAGGTTTcaactgttagcttagctcttCGTTCATACACAAACGGCCATGAACGCACCATGAACACATTATTTGATCAGATTTTTGCAGGTTACCTCATCACTTTCTTGCAGGTAGTACACATACCTGTGCTGCGGTGTGCAGGTACGCGATGCTGCGTGTGTTCAGGTAACGAGCCGGGGAGGAGGGGCCAAGCTTGAATGACGTGTTTCCAAACAGCCAATCCTGCAGAACACCTTTAAGATAAAGGTGAtaaacatcagacagacaggtggaggcAGCTTCTCTTCCTCCAGTCAGAGGGAATTAACTACTTTTTACAATCATTTGACAACTTACGAGTTACTTTATAAATGAAGATTTCTGCACCAAAGCATGTGAAGAGTATTAACAGTATTTACAAGTACCGCTCAGGTGATTCATAGATCAATGATGGAGCTGATTTTCAGGTTGTGGACTGCTGGGTTGGACAGAACGAGTTCAGACTGTTGGAAATAAAATTAGTCAAACATTCACTTCCATTGTAGACGGCATGAGTCAACAAAGCTTGAAACAGATGGACAAAACAGCATCATGTGAATATTTAATATCTGTTTCGTTAGCAggacagaaatgatgaaaatgagtgAAGCAGGTCCAGATGTTACAGGGAGGTTCAGTTACTCACATTTAGACTCCAAACGAGGTGCTTTGAGCATCTGAGGCTGGTGTTTGATCATTTGTGGAGAAGCTGGGTCTGgtttcacctcctctgccgGATCAAAGACGCTAACAGGAGTTAAATGTGGTGGAAACCACAGAGAAGTGCTGACACTGtgaactctgtctgtctgtgtgtcaggcGTCTCTGCCAGAGGTGAAGAAGGCGAGAGGGGACGTTCCTGATATTCTTCCAGAGCCTGAACCAGAGCCAACCAGCCCCgtgtcagactttgaaaacTCATACAACTACATCTGTGAGTGTCCACGTCCTCGTCCAGTTCAGctttaaacagacaaacagtggAAGGTCACTGTCTGCATGGTGCATGAGTCCAAACCTCACGGCCGCCAGCCTTATCTGTGAGCTGTAAAACAGTCAAACGCCATCAGCGTGAGACACCTggactgtttcctgtcatccTCCATCTCATCCTGTCCTGCATTGTATTCTCTTGTATTGTGTCCCTCAGTGTCCAGACTGGCCGGCATGGACCAAGCCATCCACAAGCTGAATGTGGGTCACTACACTCTGGATGTGAAAGTCAGCCAGCTGATGGACCGTCTGTCCCGGATGGACGGTAAGACCAGGGAGACAACTGCTGTCCATactggacaaacaacaacaaatgaatgaatggaagcAGAGAACAGCTGTGCCCAAATCATTTCATCATGTATGAATCACAAGTTAAGAAGTCAGACTTGAAAACTGGAAATGAATATTTTGAGTCTTACTCAGCgtgttgtgtttatgttcagCAGTTCTTTTCGAGGCTGACCATAAACAGCCAGCAGATGGCGCTCTTATAACTCTTCCCTGTAGataacagtgatgaaaagatTAACTCAGCGATAACCgcattaaaaacataataaagGCAAACCCGGCTTGGACTGACTTTTGTCTCCTTGGTTTTGTTGTCCATGAACACGGCAGCTAAAGTCGGGGAGCTGGAGGACAACATCAGGGAGGTCTACCAGCACAGCAAGGACAACCGCAAGGAGACAGGAAGACTGGAAGGTACCAGCTTTGTCCTCTTTGCTTCATGACACATGGTTGAAAGAAACCAAGAAATCAGAGGATGTGACacgtgtgaatgaatgaaataatgcaTGAAGGAGCGTGTCGAAACCTGTTGGTCATCTCGGCCAAATCTTTCAAACTATGCAAACGATTTCTGTCTGCTGATCATCCAAACAGAGACAGCTGGTGGGCGTCTTATGTGAAGGAAAGTTTCACTGCTCTGGATCATATTTGTGCAAAGTTTCCACAGAATTCATCCAAGCGAATAAACGAGGCTGCAACTGAAACCACATTGATTTAATGCTccactaatgaacacatttctgTGAACAATGAGTCAGATCCAACGTGACCTCACAGTGAAACTCTGAGAGCGTCTTCCAGCTCTCATCAGCCCTGTCCCCTCTGCAGGAGGCAGCTGTCTGCACTGCTAAAACCTCCAAAACCGACTGCACCACCTGAACATAGAGGGagatttagcagctgaagagccggATATGTCCCTCAccagctggtagagaccaaaaacagaccTACAGAGACTGAATATTAGACATGCAAACAGCAGTCCAAATGAGTAAATGCACTGTATTTATACAGAGCTTTTCTAGTCTTACTGTCCACTTAAAGCTCTTTTATAACACAAGTCAGCCCTCACTGatttgcacacacattcatacactggCAGCAAGGCGCCCCCTCCTCATCatgagcagcatcagcagcaaacTGGGGTTCAGTATCTGCCAGAGGACATGTGGACTGCAGGAGGACCGATACAGCTGTGTCCTGATGGAGGTAAAgcgtctgtcctgtctgtctctgcttcccAGGTTGCCAGAAGGGACGCAGGGTGGGATACAAGTGTTATCTTGTGTACAACAGCTACGAGGACTACGCTGGAGCGTCCAGGAAGTGCCTGGAGCGTGGCGGCCGCATGGCGATGCCCCGCGACCGCAAGGAGCAGGAGGCCCTGGCCGACTACGTCAGGTCGTTCTTCCACCCGGGGAACTGGCCCATCTGGCTGGGCATCAACGACCTGCGGTCTGAGGGCATGTACCTTTTCGACGATGGCACGCGCGTCTCGTACTTCCAGTGGCGcaaacacttcctgtccagCCAGCCGGACGGCGGGAGGCGGGAGAACTGTGTGGCCATGTCATCGGACGATGGCGACTGGTGGGACCACTACTGCGATCGGACCATGAACTATCTCTGCGAGTTTGATGACAGAGTGGCTCTCTAAGTGGAAAGTTTCACTTTCTCACGCCTtaaacatatattttaaataacTTATTTCTctttaaaggacatttttaacacatGTGGATCGGCTGTTTCACAGGTGACGAAGGCCTGAAGTAGGAAAGTAGTGTGTTTTCATATGAATATCCAGTATAATATCTACTGTGTATGTAATTGTAGCATCAGGTAggaacatgttttcagtcagagGGGCTGCCAATCGCACCGACCACTCACAAGGCTAGCAGCcatgtgccacacacacacacacacacacacacacacacacacacacacacacacacacacacacacacacacacacacacgggcgcGCCCTCACACAGGAGcgacagtgtgtgttcagtagGAAAGTGATGTGAGGAGCTTTAAATGTGGacctccttcagctcctgcGCAGACTGCAGGAGGCCATCATGTCTTCATTCTTCCCGCCAATCGACACAAACGCTCCGTTCACGATTATAATCACATTAAACGCGTTAAAAAGCTCCGATACTCATGAATCGATCCATCCAAACCATTTCAAGACACAACCAGGCTCAACaaaccaacagcagacaaaccaGCGTTTAAAAACTGAAGCTACATGGAGGAAACTCACCGCTGACGGCTCTCATTGATCCACAGATCGATAACACTCCGACAAACACGGCCGGAAACATCCACAGAGGTCAAGAAGATCCACggcagtgaaaatatttagtccaaaacacgaaaataatccacagaaa
This window encodes:
- the clec11a gene encoding C-type lectin domain family 11 member A; the protein is MRKQKMGPAAASLALLCLCSLGLCAPTGTADAPPTQASLPEVKKARGDVPDILPEPEPEPTSPVSDFENSYNYILSRLAGMDQAIHKLNVGHYTLDVKVSQLMDRLSRMDAKVGELEDNIREVYQHSKDNRKETGRLEGCQKGRRVGYKCYLVYNSYEDYAGASRKCLERGGRMAMPRDRKEQEALADYVRSFFHPGNWPIWLGINDLRSEGMYLFDDGTRVSYFQWRKHFLSSQPDGGRRENCVAMSSDDGDWWDHYCDRTMNYLCEFDDRVAL
- the c19h1orf198 gene encoding uncharacterized protein C1orf198 homolog, producing MAAATMAGLDAHRMEEKKFEYFSSINSMAKKIMQEREQIKAKHGSSWDKMTPQEQDSAIDNGMMDPHIRARYAMHRVEREEVPCYPKLLIQTGQKIVHFGEEDITWQDEHSAPFSWETKSQLDFSLTPGPADQGISASQVDSKAAKAPHSSQIGKSTPGAKVSISEGRRPEEESSFWKISAERSRLEGEQADFQSLTPSQIKSLEKGEKSLPSYLRQETSVTCKEPEAAEPHPPAPTRSTKQRAPRPPAPPPPAPTAVSATPASLSISPNPAPPVSVSSSVAGWERSQSTLPSVGSTVDEVFSSSMMSKPSGHLGVDKDKGEDDSPTSPTFAQFNTSSSILKTGFDFLDNW